In one Carassius carassius chromosome 14, fCarCar2.1, whole genome shotgun sequence genomic region, the following are encoded:
- the lhb gene encoding lutropin subunit beta — protein sequence MGTPVKILVVLFSVIVLLAVAQSSYLPPCEPVNETVAVEKEGCPKCLVLQTTICSGHCLTKEPVYKSPFSTVYQHVCTYRDVRYETVRLPDCPPGVDPHITYPVALSCDCSLCTMDTSDCTIESLQPDFCMSQREDFLVY from the exons ATGGGGACACCTGTCAA GATTTTAGTTGTCCTATTCTCTGTAATTGTCCTACTAGCTGTTGCTCAAAGCTCTTATCTCCCACCCTGTGAGCCAGTTAATGAGACTGTAGCTGTAGAAAAGGAGGGCTGTCCAAAATGTCTGGTGTTACAGACCACCATCTGCAGTGGTCACTGCCTGACAAAG GAGCCTGTATACAAGAGCCCATTTTCCACTGTCTACCAACATGTGTGCACTTACCGGGATGTGCGCTACGAGACTGTCCGCTTGCCAGACTGTCCTCCAGGGGTGGACCCCCATATCACCTACCCTGTGGCTCTCAGCTGCGACTGTAGCCTGTGCACTATGGACACATCTGACTGTACGATTGAAAGCCTGCAGCCTGACTTTTGCATGTCTCAGAGAGAGGATTTCCTTGTATACTAA